The window GATGCCGCCCGGCTCACCTCCGCGGCGCCTTCCTCCACGACCTCGCCCTCCGCCGATCCCGGCCCGCTCACCTCCGCGGCGCCTTCGGAGGTCTCGACTGGGGCCCGATCCGTCTCGGGTTCCTCCGGCTTGCCGGTCTCGCCCCTTTCTTCCGGACCTTCCAGACATTTCGGCGACTCGCCGGGGGTTTCCGGGCTGCGGCGGTGGGTCCGTGGTGAGGTCGGGTTCGGGGCCTGGATCGGGGCGCTTCTCGTCGCGGCGGCTCCCGCCGCAACGGTGCTGCTGGCCGCGGCCGCCGGGGGTGTCCGCAGCGTGCAGGCGGCCCGGCCGGTCTTCGAGGCCCCGCTCGACCGGGGCGTCGACGGGCCGGGCACCGATCTGCTGGTCGCCGCTTCGGTGACCGCTGTCGCGTACGCGCTGATGCTGCCTCGCCGGACCCTCGCGAACCTGGGCCTCACCGCCCTCGCGGTGGTCGGGTTGATCGTTCCGGCCGCCTTCGGGTTGGCGTGGTGGACCGCCACGGTGGCCGGGCTCGTCGTCGCCGTGGTCGCGCTGGGTCTCGCCGCGCGGGCCCACACGCCGACCGATGTCGGATACCGGGTCGTGTTCTGCCTGGCCGGGGCCACGCATGCGATTCTCACCGGGGTCGGGAGCGCGAATGTCATCGCCGCCGTGTCCGGGCTGATCACCGTGCTCGGTGTCGGCGTCGCTCTCGCGTTGCGCGACTCCTCCCGGAAGACCGATGTGGGGGCCGGAGCGATGGTCGCCGGGCTCCTGGCCGCCCCGGCGACGGTGTGGCTGGTGCTGTTCGCGGCGGAGGTTCCGGTCACCTGGCGGGTCCGGGTGACGCTCGGCGTGGCGGCACTGCTCTGTCTCGTCGCGCATGCGGTGCACCGGCGGATTCCGGTGTACGGCCGGCAGGCGCTCGGGGTCGCGCTCGTGGTGGTCGGCTTCGCACCGGCCTGGGCGGCGCCCGGCTCGGACCCCGCGGTGCTCTACTCGGCGGCGGCGCTCCTGCTGATCGTCACGCTGCTGCCGCTACCCGACGCCCGCACCGCGGCCGGTGCCGTCGCCGCGGTGCTGCCCGGGCTGGCACTGCTCGCGGTCACCGCCACGGACCTGGCCGTCGTGCTCCTCGAACCCTGGACCGCCCTCCGGGACGTCTGGTCCGGGCTTCCACCGCAGCAGTCGCCGGTCGCCTGGTCGAACGTCGCCGCCCTCGCCGCCGCCGGGCTGGCGGCCTCCACCGGTGGCCGGCTGCTCGCCCGGACGGGGTCGCTCGTGATGGCTTTCGCGCCGGTCGGGGCGACCACTTCGGACTCCGCGACCACCCACTCCGGACCTGGCGAGCCACTCCCCGACGGCCCGGAACCGGTCCGGGCCGCGGCTTCGGCATCGGGTACGGCTTCGGACGTCGACGAGAATCCGGTCCCGGCCGGCGTTCCGGCTTCGGCGCGGGTGGTGGCGGCCTGTGCGGCTCTGCCGTTCGTCGCGGTGCTGGTGCCGCTCATTTTCGCGGCCGGCGGCCTGGCCTGGCCCGCGGTTCCGATCGCCGGGCTGGTCACCGGGCTGGGCGGGCTGCTCGCGGTGGCGCTGGCGCCGGGCCGGCACACGGTGGGGAACCTGCTCGCGGTGCTCTTCGGGGCACTCGCCGCGGCCGGGGTGGCCGGGTCGGCGGCGGGGCACGGGGCGACCGTCGCCGCCTTCACTCTCGTCCTGGTGACCGGGCTGGTCGCCGGTGTCCACGGGCGGGCTGAGTTCGACCGGGTCGCCGGCTGGCTCGCCGGGTCCGTTTCGGTGGTGGTCGTCGCGTACACCATCGCCGATCTCGCCGACCTCGGCCTCGCCGGACCGCCGCTCCTCGTCCTCACCGCGGCGGCCGCGGTGATCGGCCTGGAATGGCTCCTCGCCGGGCGTCGGCCCGCCGAGGCCTGGGCTCCGCTGGTCGTCGGGCACGGGTCGGCGCTGGTGGCGGTGCTCCT of the Actinoplanes sichuanensis genome contains:
- a CDS encoding SCO7613 C-terminal domain-containing membrane protein, translating into MTTSYPCPRCGAAASLPDGCPACGAGPDPDAAEVIRLDAEIAELTRQLHDARAQVTALDRKLHDTRAVRNQTAARVVAGRGPAPAPVPVAVLAPIASAPPVEPRLSTLTVQNVLFIIGGLLLVVAAAVFTAVAWAQVGVTGRALLLTGATVAVLAVPPFAVRRGLTAAAETLAAVGLLMILLDGYAAWAVDFLWVRLLDPWGYAAAVLAFTSAVAVGYSSLTKLRGPRIAALLMGQPVLPLLAAAGDVGLVWWSAAFTGTAALDLAALRLRAARFTVGGFGGLASVCAVVTGGVGACVALRDLASTDRPGAAAVAGVALLLPFILLLVWALMIRKPFAQAVAAGLVVVVAGVAGTRWAWTLPIDFHDSGWQAGRLAAVALVLAAVTALLPRTRPLIAPASTLAPAPPAPPSAAGSPSTDAARLTSAAPSSTTSPSADPGPLTSAAPSEVSTGARSVSGSSGLPVSPLSSGPSRHFGDSPGVSGLRRWVRGEVGFGAWIGALLVAAAPAATVLLAAAAGGVRSVQAARPVFEAPLDRGVDGPGTDLLVAASVTAVAYALMLPRRTLANLGLTALAVVGLIVPAAFGLAWWTATVAGLVVAVVALGLAARAHTPTDVGYRVVFCLAGATHAILTGVGSANVIAAVSGLITVLGVGVALALRDSSRKTDVGAGAMVAGLLAAPATVWLVLFAAEVPVTWRVRVTLGVAALLCLVAHAVHRRIPVYGRQALGVALVVVGFAPAWAAPGSDPAVLYSAAALLLIVTLLPLPDARTAAGAVAAVLPGLALLAVTATDLAVVLLEPWTALRDVWSGLPPQQSPVAWSNVAALAAAGLAASTGGRLLARTGSLVMAFAPVGATTSDSATTHSGPGEPLPDGPEPVRAAASASGTASDVDENPVPAGVPASARVVAACAALPFVAVLVPLIFAAGGLAWPAVPIAGLVTGLGGLLAVALAPGRHTVGNLLAVLFGALAAAGVAGSAAGHGATVAAFTLVLVTGLVAGVHGRAEFDRVAGWLAGSVSVVVVAYTIADLADLGLAGPPLLVLTAAAAVIGLEWLLAGRRPAEAWAPLVVGHGSALVAVLLTGDDLGWAALVCKLWALVLTVRALRPGETRRFGYGMAAGSVALVGWWLLLTSRDVETTEIYTLPAAALALAAGWFARRNRPELPSWSAYGAALAAAFLPTLAVIANTTADEPQYLRRLLLGVGALVVLVVGARARLQAPVVTGGATLLLVALHELIQFWDLVPRWAPLAIGGLLLVGIATTMEQRRRDLARLRTAIAGMA